The following proteins come from a genomic window of Mycobacterium sp. DL:
- a CDS encoding cytosine deaminase — protein sequence MTHTSPGARPVSTLLGATLADGSVVDVRVGREGEHAVVTAVDPAGSIGSAPTADDVVDLSGYLLITAPAEPHAHLDKAMSWDTLQPPLGDLHDAIAAWKRGSAQFDEESFRCRARAAALALVRNGTTAVRTHVDILAGDDPLRGIRAVAAVRRELRELIDIEIVALIKTYSSADLLHAALDAGADLVGGSPHSAPDPHAELTRLLGVAEARGVGTDLHTDEFLDGDHHTVGAYADRAGQWPPDRNRTASHCTRLGTMTRSELDVLVPRIAGAGMGVVANPITNLYLQGRDQPAATPRGITAIEPLRAAGVRVAAGADNVRDPFNPLGRSDALETAMLAVIAGHLHPDVALAMVTEEARAVLGLPAAGPWVGGCAELLAVRGTSVVDVIANAPADRVVIHRGAVVSRSETQTWTADPRLSGTR from the coding sequence GTGACGCACACATCGCCGGGGGCGCGGCCGGTGTCCACGCTGCTCGGAGCGACCTTGGCCGATGGTTCGGTGGTCGATGTCCGGGTCGGGCGCGAGGGCGAGCACGCCGTGGTGACCGCCGTCGATCCAGCCGGATCGATCGGGAGCGCACCCACGGCCGACGACGTCGTCGACCTGAGTGGGTATCTGCTCATCACAGCTCCCGCCGAACCGCATGCGCATCTGGACAAGGCGATGTCGTGGGACACGCTGCAGCCGCCACTGGGCGACCTGCATGACGCGATCGCCGCGTGGAAGCGAGGTTCAGCTCAGTTCGACGAGGAGTCGTTCCGGTGCCGGGCGCGTGCCGCAGCCCTCGCGCTGGTCCGCAACGGTACGACGGCGGTGCGAACCCACGTCGACATCCTCGCCGGGGACGACCCGCTGCGGGGAATCCGGGCCGTCGCGGCGGTACGGCGGGAACTGCGCGAACTCATCGACATCGAGATCGTCGCGCTGATCAAGACCTACTCGTCGGCCGATCTGTTGCACGCCGCACTGGATGCCGGTGCCGACCTGGTGGGTGGGTCCCCGCACAGTGCGCCCGATCCGCACGCCGAACTCACCCGATTGCTGGGTGTCGCGGAGGCGCGAGGTGTGGGCACCGACCTGCACACCGATGAGTTCCTCGACGGCGACCACCACACCGTCGGCGCCTACGCGGACCGGGCGGGGCAGTGGCCACCTGATCGGAATCGAACCGCGAGCCACTGCACCAGGCTCGGCACCATGACACGGTCTGAACTGGACGTCCTGGTGCCGCGGATCGCCGGCGCCGGGATGGGCGTGGTCGCCAACCCGATCACCAATCTGTACCTGCAGGGCCGCGACCAACCGGCCGCCACGCCGCGCGGCATCACGGCGATCGAACCGCTGCGCGCCGCCGGGGTGCGTGTTGCGGCGGGTGCCGACAACGTTCGCGACCCGTTCAACCCACTGGGGCGCAGCGACGCCCTGGAGACCGCGATGCTCGCGGTGATCGCCGGTCACCTGCATCCTGATGTCGCGCTGGCGATGGTGACCGAGGAGGCTCGCGCCGTGCTCGGATTACCCGCAGCGGGCCCGTGGGTGGGCGGCTGCGCGGAACTGCTCGCGGTGCGCGGAACCAGCGTGGTCGACGTCATCGCCAATGCCCCGGCCGATCGTGTCGTCATCCACCGCGGAGCGGTGGTGTCCCGCAGCGAAACGCAGACCTGGACCGCGGACCCTCGGCTCAGCGGGACTCGTTGA
- a CDS encoding GntR family transcriptional regulator: protein MTASDGALLTESVHNSLQELIFNGELAPGSPLSVPALAARLNVSRTPVREAVQQLIYEGLATHTRNAGARVTHLDDDAVKAVFEVREVLDGLAAHNATLIATRATVEQLRKMVHVQQELLDEPADRHRDAKLDLQFHTLIRDSARNRPLSDALARLDGQSHLYRSDMWSTELNRRLAVGEHERIVAAIEAGDAEGARSAACAHVAGLYVRTRRI from the coding sequence ATGACCGCGTCCGACGGCGCTCTTCTCACCGAGTCTGTGCACAACTCCCTGCAGGAGCTGATCTTCAACGGAGAACTCGCGCCCGGCAGCCCACTGAGCGTGCCCGCCTTGGCCGCCCGGCTCAACGTCAGCCGCACCCCGGTGCGGGAAGCGGTCCAGCAGCTCATCTACGAGGGGTTGGCGACCCACACCCGCAACGCCGGTGCGCGGGTGACCCACCTCGACGACGACGCGGTGAAGGCGGTCTTCGAGGTCCGCGAAGTGCTCGACGGACTCGCGGCGCACAACGCCACGCTGATAGCCACCCGTGCGACCGTCGAGCAGTTGCGCAAGATGGTGCACGTCCAGCAGGAACTTCTCGACGAGCCCGCCGATCGGCATCGTGACGCCAAGCTGGACCTGCAGTTCCACACACTCATCCGGGACAGCGCCCGGAATCGTCCGCTCAGTGATGCGCTGGCCAGGCTGGACGGTCAGTCACACCTGTACCGGTCCGATATGTGGTCCACCGAGCTCAATCGCCGTCTTGCCGTGGGCGAGCACGAGCGCATCGTGGCGGCGATCGAAGCCGGTGACGCCGAGGGCGCCCGTTCAGCGGCGTGTGCCCACGTTGCCGGGCTCTATGTGCGGACCCGACGGATCTAG
- a CDS encoding isopenicillin N synthase family oxygenase, with protein MSGNSFDVPVLDVSRYVAGGDAATDPDCARVAAALDRACREVGFVQIVGHGIDTAALTDLSDALDEFFALPLAVKKQYRRDPAANRGYSPPKSESLSMSLGIGANQLHDYYEAFTVGTERASFPGLDLPEASYTPNNWPDAAAGFRPRIERYFAEAQQLARTLMTAVTDALALPRHYFDPMTDHCIEVLKMNNFALPEGDTEITGEFQGMGAHTDFGILTILWADQVPGLQVLGRDGSWHDVAPADGALLINLGDAMARWTNDRWMSTVHRVDPPVVNGRIRRRRSAAFFFDGNHDAVLEALPGTLADGEVGYEPITVAENIAMKVAGLRAGVAPQATLREAARVAAAAE; from the coding sequence ATGTCCGGGAATTCATTCGACGTGCCCGTGCTGGACGTGAGCCGCTATGTGGCCGGCGGTGACGCCGCCACCGATCCCGACTGCGCACGGGTGGCCGCCGCGCTGGACCGGGCCTGTCGGGAGGTCGGGTTCGTCCAGATCGTCGGTCACGGGATCGATACCGCTGCGCTCACCGACCTGTCGGACGCACTGGACGAATTCTTCGCACTGCCCCTCGCTGTGAAGAAGCAGTACCGCCGTGATCCCGCTGCCAACCGCGGCTACTCGCCGCCGAAGAGCGAATCGCTGAGCATGAGCCTGGGCATCGGTGCCAACCAACTCCACGACTACTACGAGGCCTTCACAGTCGGCACCGAGCGAGCATCCTTCCCGGGGCTGGATCTCCCGGAAGCCAGCTACACGCCGAACAACTGGCCGGACGCCGCCGCGGGGTTCCGGCCGCGGATCGAGCGCTACTTCGCCGAGGCCCAGCAGTTGGCCCGCACGCTGATGACCGCGGTCACCGACGCTCTCGCCCTGCCACGCCACTACTTCGACCCGATGACTGATCACTGCATCGAGGTGCTGAAGATGAACAACTTCGCGCTGCCGGAAGGGGACACCGAGATCACCGGTGAGTTCCAGGGGATGGGGGCCCACACCGACTTCGGCATCCTGACGATCCTGTGGGCCGACCAGGTTCCGGGCCTGCAGGTGCTCGGCCGCGACGGCAGCTGGCACGACGTGGCGCCCGCGGACGGCGCGTTACTCATCAACCTCGGGGACGCGATGGCGCGCTGGACCAACGATCGATGGATGTCGACGGTGCACCGGGTTGATCCTCCGGTGGTGAACGGCCGGATTCGTCGACGTCGCTCGGCGGCCTTCTTCTTCGACGGGAACCACGACGCGGTGCTGGAGGCGCTGCCGGGGACCCTCGCCGACGGAGAAGTCGGATACGAACCGATTACCGTTGCCGAGAACATCGCGATGAAGGTTGCGGGTCTGCGTGCCGGTGTGGCACCACAGGCCACGTTGCGAGAGGCGGCGCGGGTGGCCGCTGCCGCCGAGTAG
- a CDS encoding ABC transporter permease subunit — MTVLGTALQAPARLFSRAVDDVTSAEARESLRAKRIGSAIFYPLLSLAVGLVVWSIVSYLVLEPHRRFMLPPPVDVLRNSLLDWTHLQPMLTALSVTAQVTVVGFVVAVVVGIGTGVVMCQARWLEKIIYPYAVVIQVIPILAIVPLIGLWLGYGMAARTLVCVLIAVFPIITNTHFGIRSVDRGMHELFTISGASRWDRLVKLELRAALPAILTGVRTAAGLVVVGAIIGDMFFAKGQPGIGTLLDVYRGRLQSDDLIAAIVLASIFGVVVFAIMGVVTRLAVGRWHESGRQL, encoded by the coding sequence ATGACCGTGCTCGGAACCGCCCTGCAGGCCCCGGCGAGACTGTTCAGCCGCGCCGTCGACGATGTCACGTCGGCGGAGGCCCGAGAGTCGTTGCGAGCCAAACGCATCGGTAGCGCGATCTTCTATCCGCTGTTGTCCCTGGCCGTCGGTCTGGTGGTGTGGTCGATCGTCAGCTACCTTGTGCTCGAACCGCATCGCCGGTTCATGCTGCCGCCACCGGTCGATGTCCTACGCAACTCGTTGCTGGACTGGACACACCTGCAGCCGATGCTGACGGCGCTCTCGGTCACCGCCCAGGTCACCGTCGTCGGGTTCGTCGTCGCCGTCGTCGTGGGTATCGGCACGGGTGTGGTGATGTGCCAGGCTCGTTGGCTGGAGAAGATCATCTACCCGTATGCGGTTGTCATCCAGGTCATTCCGATCCTCGCGATCGTCCCTCTGATCGGGCTGTGGCTCGGCTACGGGATGGCCGCTCGCACGCTGGTGTGTGTGCTCATCGCGGTGTTCCCCATCATCACCAACACCCACTTCGGAATCCGGTCGGTGGACCGCGGCATGCACGAACTGTTCACCATCTCCGGGGCGTCTCGCTGGGACCGACTGGTGAAACTCGAACTGCGCGCGGCGCTGCCGGCGATCTTGACCGGCGTCCGTACCGCCGCCGGTCTGGTGGTCGTCGGCGCCATCATCGGCGACATGTTCTTCGCGAAGGGCCAGCCGGGAATCGGCACGTTGCTCGACGTCTACCGGGGGCGACTGCAGTCCGACGACCTGATCGCCGCGATCGTGCTCGCGTCGATCTTCGGTGTGGTGGTCTTCGCGATCATGGGTGTGGTGACCCGGCTTGCTGTCGGTCGCTGGCACGAATCCGGCCGCCAACTCTGA
- a CDS encoding ABC transporter ATP-binding protein produces the protein MRDAGLRGRGRPPQIEFTDVSKRFDTGTVAVERTDLRVAPGDFVAVVGPSGCGKSTLLRMAAGLEKPSAGTVRLDTASVGFIFQEPTLLPWRSVRANVELCAELSGADRAHTKTIAAESISAVGLEQFAEQLPNALSGGMKMRVSIARALTMSPDVLLLDEPFGALDEMTRLDMQVELQRLYTERRFTSMFVTHSVSEAVYLANRVVVMTPRPGRIAGIVDIDFDYPRPEMLRFEPRFTDYVAEVSALLHGRAS, from the coding sequence ATCCGTGACGCCGGCCTGCGTGGCCGCGGCCGACCACCACAGATCGAGTTCACCGACGTATCAAAGCGTTTCGATACCGGAACCGTCGCCGTGGAGCGCACCGACCTTCGGGTCGCACCCGGCGACTTCGTCGCCGTCGTCGGCCCTTCCGGCTGCGGCAAGTCGACGCTGCTGCGGATGGCAGCGGGTCTGGAGAAGCCGAGTGCGGGTACCGTCCGCCTCGACACCGCGTCGGTCGGCTTCATCTTCCAGGAGCCCACCCTGCTTCCGTGGCGCAGTGTGCGAGCCAACGTCGAACTGTGCGCCGAACTCAGCGGCGCCGACCGGGCTCACACGAAGACTATTGCCGCCGAATCGATTTCGGCTGTCGGACTGGAGCAGTTCGCCGAACAACTGCCGAACGCGCTGTCGGGCGGAATGAAGATGCGGGTGTCGATCGCCCGCGCGCTGACCATGTCCCCTGACGTGCTGCTGCTCGACGAGCCGTTCGGTGCGCTCGACGAGATGACCCGTCTGGACATGCAGGTCGAATTGCAGCGCCTGTACACCGAGCGGCGGTTCACCTCGATGTTCGTTACGCACTCGGTATCGGAGGCCGTCTACCTGGCCAACCGGGTCGTCGTGATGACTCCGCGTCCGGGCCGGATCGCCGGAATCGTCGACATCGACTTCGACTATCCACGCCCGGAGATGCTGCGGTTCGAGCCACGGTTCACCGACTACGTGGCCGAGGTGTCGGCGCTGCTGCACGGGAGGGCGTCATGA
- a CDS encoding nitrate ABC transporter substrate-binding protein: MYRSVLWKTAAVTTVAVALSACAYGGEEPTEQASLESAADAQQLADVCPANVGIQLQWQPQSDMGAVFAMLGPGYRVDTDNKSVTGPLVAGGKDTGVDLTLKAGGPAIGFQSVPSQLYVDDSLTMGIVHGDQLIAAAADQPVVGVTPLLKYSPAILMWDPQSHPQWSTVADIGKTDATVVVSQDQIFPQWMVQKGLLKESQIDTGYDGAPSRFVGDPTLAQQGFANSEPYTYENDTPAWNKPVAYGLIKDVGYDIYASNMSVRADKLAELSPCLEKLVPIIQQSGVDYAAAPEAVNDVIVDVVSQDNTYSPYSQGEAAFSAALLVDRGLLAAEDDGSFGVYDEARTARNVEDLRDVLAATGNVVPADMTGADLFTNQFSDPSIAAN, translated from the coding sequence ATGTACCGATCAGTCCTGTGGAAGACGGCAGCCGTCACCACTGTCGCAGTCGCGTTGAGCGCGTGCGCATACGGCGGCGAAGAACCCACTGAACAGGCCTCGCTCGAATCCGCCGCCGACGCTCAGCAGCTCGCGGACGTATGCCCGGCGAACGTCGGCATCCAGCTGCAGTGGCAGCCACAGTCGGACATGGGCGCGGTATTCGCCATGCTGGGTCCCGGGTACCGGGTCGACACCGACAACAAGTCGGTGACCGGTCCCCTCGTCGCCGGCGGAAAGGACACCGGTGTGGACCTGACTCTCAAGGCCGGCGGACCGGCGATCGGATTCCAGTCGGTGCCGTCACAGCTCTATGTCGACGACTCGCTGACGATGGGGATCGTGCACGGCGACCAGTTGATCGCCGCAGCCGCCGACCAACCCGTCGTCGGGGTGACGCCACTGTTGAAGTACAGCCCGGCGATCCTGATGTGGGATCCGCAGTCGCACCCGCAGTGGTCGACGGTCGCCGACATCGGCAAGACGGACGCCACCGTGGTCGTGTCCCAGGATCAGATCTTCCCGCAGTGGATGGTGCAGAAAGGTCTGCTCAAGGAGTCCCAGATCGACACCGGCTACGACGGCGCACCGTCGCGATTCGTGGGAGATCCCACGTTGGCGCAGCAGGGTTTCGCCAACTCCGAGCCCTACACCTACGAAAACGACACCCCGGCCTGGAACAAGCCGGTGGCCTACGGCTTGATCAAGGACGTGGGATACGACATCTACGCGTCGAACATGTCGGTTCGTGCCGACAAGCTCGCCGAACTCTCGCCGTGCCTGGAGAAGCTGGTGCCCATCATCCAGCAGTCGGGTGTCGACTACGCTGCCGCGCCGGAAGCGGTCAACGACGTCATCGTCGATGTGGTGTCCCAGGACAACACCTATTCGCCGTACTCGCAGGGTGAGGCGGCGTTCAGCGCCGCACTGCTGGTCGACCGAGGACTGCTGGCCGCCGAGGACGACGGGTCATTCGGCGTCTACGACGAGGCCCGCACCGCCCGCAATGTCGAGGACCTCCGTGATGTCCTTGCCGCCACCGGCAACGTGGTGCCCGCAGACATGACCGGGGCGGACCTGTTCACCAACCAGTTCAGCGATCCGTCGATCGCCGCCAACTGA
- a CDS encoding isopenicillin N synthase family oxygenase — protein sequence MTDMTELQRERAMGALGTESDREVRRISLADIDSRRSQVADEIWSAATDIGFFQVIDHGIDLGDVRAAFEMAEAFFALPEDVKARRPKRFNSGWEQLTQVRPSVGVPDQKESYQVTLSNMDGLWPSDDELACFRATVLDFESKCWALAMELLSLFADKLGFERDFFTRAHDPASSTYQSTLRLLHYFPLPADANLTGVWRAGAHTDFDCLTLLFQRDGQGGLQVCPGKEREAQQWTSVHPSEDAITCNIGDMLMRWSDDLLPSNFHRVRSPGPSDHRGARYSIAFFAQANSEVTIAGPQRKYPPISAKNYLQQRINANFTR from the coding sequence ATGACTGACATGACCGAACTGCAGCGCGAGAGGGCCATGGGCGCTCTGGGCACCGAAAGCGACCGGGAGGTGCGACGCATCTCGTTGGCCGACATCGACTCCCGCCGGTCGCAGGTGGCCGACGAGATATGGAGTGCGGCAACCGATATCGGCTTCTTCCAGGTGATCGACCATGGCATCGATCTCGGCGACGTGCGAGCGGCGTTCGAGATGGCCGAAGCGTTCTTTGCACTGCCGGAGGACGTGAAAGCGCGACGGCCAAAACGGTTCAACTCCGGCTGGGAACAGCTGACCCAGGTGCGCCCCTCGGTCGGAGTCCCGGATCAGAAGGAGTCCTACCAGGTCACGTTGTCGAACATGGACGGGCTATGGCCGTCGGACGACGAGCTCGCGTGCTTCCGCGCAACCGTTCTGGACTTCGAGAGCAAGTGCTGGGCGCTGGCCATGGAGTTGCTGTCGCTCTTCGCGGACAAGCTGGGCTTCGAGCGTGACTTCTTCACGCGCGCACACGACCCTGCGTCGTCGACGTACCAGAGCACGCTGCGGTTGCTGCACTACTTCCCGCTGCCCGCCGACGCAAATCTGACCGGGGTGTGGCGCGCAGGCGCCCACACCGACTTCGACTGCCTCACCCTGCTGTTCCAACGCGACGGGCAAGGTGGGCTGCAGGTCTGTCCGGGCAAGGAGCGCGAAGCCCAGCAATGGACCTCGGTCCATCCCTCCGAGGATGCGATCACCTGCAATATCGGGGACATGCTCATGCGTTGGAGCGACGACCTGCTGCCCTCCAACTTCCACCGCGTCAGAAGCCCGGGACCGTCCGACCATCGAGGTGCCCGCTACAGCATCGCCTTCTTCGCACAGGCCAACAGTGAGGTGACCATCGCCGGACCGCAGCGCAAGTACCCGCCGATCAGCGCAAAGAACTATCTACAGCAGAGGATCAACGCGAACTTCACCCGCTAG
- a CDS encoding DEAD/DEAH box helicase: MSPPKAAPLLDDPGDLSSLRAQSADPDELFTTFAGWAEANGTVLYPAQEEALIELVSGANVILATPTGSGKSLVATGGLYATLAAAGTSYYTAPIKALVSEKFFALCEVFGAVNVGMLTGDASVNADAPIIACTAEVLANIALREGADADIDFVVMDEFHFYGDPDRGWAWQVPLLELPRAQFLLMSATLGDVTFLREDLTRRTGRPTALVANAERPVPLFHSYATTPMHETIQELLDTRQAPIYVVHFTQASALERAQALMSINVSTKDEKAAIAELIGAFRFSTAFGSTLSRLVRHGIGVHHAGMLPKYRRLVEQLAQAGLLKVICGTDTLGVGINVPIRTVVFSALSKYDGIRTRLLQAREFHQIAGRAGRAGYDTAGTVVVEAPDHEVENLKQFAKVADDPKKRRKLVRRKVPEGMVPWSESTMNRLVEATPEPLTSNMRVSTAMILDVVDRPGDPFVAMRRLLLENHEPRKRQLQHVREAVGIARSLLQAGVVERLEEPDADGGRYRLTVDLPPDFALNQPLSTFALAAVGVLDPASETYALEIVSVIEATLEDPRQILAAQLNKARGEAVAAMKAEGIEYDERIELLDDVTYPKPLEELLHHTYELYLQSNPWAADARLSPKSVVREMWERAFTFREYVSVYGLTRSEGAVLRYLSDAFKALRSGVPAAARTEELTDIVEWLGELVRQVDSSLLDEWEQLTSPDQPLDAPVTVPARPRPLTGNERAFTAMVRNALFRRVELFARRRWHDLGQLDADAGWTAERWEDVVRDYFEEHDDVGTGADARGPALLIIDRQPAVWRIRQILDDPAGDHDWGFDVEVDLEASDEEGTAVIRVVDAGRMG, from the coding sequence ATGTCTCCCCCCAAGGCTGCTCCCCTGCTCGATGACCCGGGCGACCTGTCCTCGCTGCGCGCCCAGAGCGCCGACCCCGACGAGTTGTTCACAACGTTCGCCGGGTGGGCCGAAGCGAACGGCACGGTGCTGTACCCGGCGCAGGAGGAGGCGCTGATCGAACTGGTCAGCGGTGCGAACGTGATCCTCGCGACGCCGACCGGTTCGGGTAAGTCGCTGGTGGCCACGGGCGGGTTGTACGCGACGCTGGCGGCGGCGGGCACGAGCTACTACACCGCGCCGATCAAGGCGCTCGTCAGCGAGAAGTTCTTTGCTCTGTGCGAGGTCTTCGGCGCGGTCAATGTCGGCATGCTGACCGGCGACGCCTCGGTCAATGCCGACGCACCGATCATCGCCTGCACCGCGGAGGTGCTCGCCAACATCGCGTTGCGCGAAGGCGCCGATGCCGACATCGACTTCGTGGTGATGGACGAGTTCCACTTCTACGGCGACCCGGATCGCGGCTGGGCCTGGCAGGTGCCGCTGCTGGAACTGCCGAGGGCCCAGTTCCTGCTGATGTCGGCCACGCTCGGTGATGTCACGTTTCTCCGTGAGGACCTCACCCGTCGCACCGGACGGCCGACGGCCCTGGTCGCCAACGCCGAGCGTCCCGTCCCGCTGTTCCACAGTTATGCGACGACGCCGATGCACGAGACGATCCAGGAACTCCTCGACACCAGGCAGGCGCCGATCTACGTCGTGCACTTCACCCAGGCTTCAGCATTGGAGCGGGCGCAGGCCCTCATGAGCATCAACGTCAGCACCAAGGACGAGAAGGCCGCGATCGCCGAACTCATCGGCGCGTTCCGGTTTTCCACCGCCTTCGGTTCCACGCTGTCACGGCTCGTCAGGCACGGGATCGGCGTGCACCACGCCGGGATGCTGCCCAAGTACCGGCGGCTGGTCGAACAACTGGCGCAGGCGGGCCTGCTCAAGGTGATCTGCGGCACCGACACCCTCGGCGTCGGCATCAACGTACCGATCCGGACGGTCGTCTTCTCGGCGCTGTCGAAGTACGACGGCATCCGCACCCGCCTGCTACAGGCGCGCGAGTTCCACCAGATCGCCGGGCGCGCGGGCCGTGCCGGCTACGACACCGCGGGCACCGTCGTCGTCGAGGCACCTGATCACGAAGTCGAGAACCTCAAGCAGTTCGCCAAGGTCGCCGATGACCCGAAGAAGCGTCGAAAGCTGGTGCGCCGCAAGGTTCCCGAGGGCATGGTGCCGTGGAGCGAATCGACCATGAACCGGCTCGTCGAGGCCACACCGGAGCCGCTGACGAGCAACATGCGGGTGTCGACGGCGATGATTCTCGACGTCGTCGATCGTCCGGGTGACCCCTTTGTCGCGATGCGGCGACTGCTCCTGGAGAACCACGAGCCCCGCAAGCGCCAACTCCAACACGTCCGCGAGGCCGTCGGCATCGCCCGCTCCCTGCTGCAGGCCGGCGTTGTGGAACGACTGGAAGAACCCGACGCCGACGGTGGCCGCTACCGGCTCACCGTCGATCTGCCTCCTGATTTCGCCCTCAACCAGCCGTTGTCGACGTTCGCGCTCGCCGCGGTCGGTGTGCTCGATCCCGCGTCGGAAACCTATGCGCTGGAGATCGTCTCGGTGATCGAGGCGACGCTGGAGGACCCGCGTCAGATCCTGGCGGCGCAGCTCAACAAGGCCAGGGGCGAGGCCGTCGCCGCGATGAAGGCCGAGGGAATCGAGTACGACGAGCGCATCGAGCTCCTCGACGACGTCACCTACCCCAAGCCGCTCGAGGAGCTGCTCCACCACACCTACGAGCTGTACCTGCAGAGCAACCCCTGGGCGGCCGATGCGCGGTTGTCACCGAAGTCCGTGGTGCGCGAGATGTGGGAGCGGGCCTTCACCTTCCGGGAGTACGTCAGCGTCTACGGGCTGACCCGCTCGGAGGGCGCGGTGCTGCGCTACCTGTCCGATGCGTTCAAGGCGCTGCGGTCCGGCGTGCCGGCGGCCGCGCGCACCGAGGAGCTCACCGACATCGTGGAGTGGCTCGGTGAGCTTGTGCGCCAGGTCGATTCGAGCCTGCTCGACGAGTGGGAACAGCTGACCAGCCCGGATCAGCCGCTGGACGCGCCGGTGACGGTGCCTGCCCGCCCGCGGCCGTTGACGGGAAACGAGCGGGCCTTCACCGCGATGGTGCGCAACGCGTTGTTCCGCCGGGTCGAGTTGTTCGCGCGACGCCGCTGGCACGACCTCGGCCAATTGGACGCCGACGCCGGCTGGACTGCCGAGCGCTGGGAGGACGTGGTGCGGGACTACTTCGAGGAGCACGACGACGTGGGCACCGGCGCCGACGCCCGCGGCCCGGCGCTGCTGATCATCGACCGGCAGCCCGCTGTGTGGCGGATTCGGCAGATCCTGGATGACCCTGCGGGCGATCATGATTGGGGCTTCGACGTCGAAGTGGACCTGGAGGCCTCAGACGAGGAAGGCACGGCGGTGATCCGCGTCGTCGACGCCGGCCGGATGGGCTAG
- a CDS encoding alpha/beta hydrolase, producing MPTVELSSGPVSYGDTGGSGPVLVFCHGLLMDGLQWRKVLPLLSGYRCITPTLPLGAHTVAMKPDADLTQLGVARILADFLDALDLDDVTLVLNDWGGGQFVISDGRADRVGRLVLASCEAFDNFPPKPARPAAMLCRIPGGGWLFTKMMGTSFFRHNRKAYGVLSKRGVPDEVYDQWFRPATENRDIRRDMVKFCTGAPPRRVLLEWADRLPAFTRPVLLLWAREDLMFPLEHAERLATTFTDSTLVLVDDSLTLIPEDQPEKFADALTAFVG from the coding sequence ATGCCGACGGTGGAACTGAGCAGCGGGCCGGTCTCGTACGGGGACACCGGCGGCAGCGGACCGGTGTTGGTCTTCTGCCACGGACTCCTGATGGACGGACTGCAATGGCGCAAGGTACTGCCGTTGCTCTCCGGGTACCGCTGCATCACCCCGACGCTGCCCCTCGGAGCGCATACCGTGGCGATGAAACCGGATGCCGACCTCACCCAACTCGGTGTCGCCCGGATCCTGGCCGACTTCCTCGACGCGCTCGACCTCGACGATGTGACGCTGGTGCTCAACGATTGGGGCGGTGGGCAGTTCGTCATCTCAGATGGTCGCGCAGACCGTGTCGGGCGCCTGGTGCTGGCGTCGTGCGAAGCGTTCGACAACTTCCCGCCCAAGCCGGCGCGTCCCGCGGCGATGCTGTGCCGGATCCCCGGCGGCGGCTGGTTGTTCACAAAGATGATGGGCACCAGCTTCTTTCGGCACAATCGCAAGGCCTACGGCGTGTTGAGCAAGCGGGGCGTTCCCGACGAGGTGTACGACCAGTGGTTCCGTCCCGCGACCGAGAACAGGGACATTCGGCGCGACATGGTCAAGTTCTGCACCGGGGCACCCCCGCGCCGGGTGCTCCTGGAGTGGGCGGATCGACTGCCGGCGTTCACCAGACCCGTCTTGCTTCTCTGGGCGCGTGAGGACCTGATGTTCCCGCTCGAACACGCCGAACGGCTCGCGACGACCTTCACGGACTCCACCCTTGTGCTGGTGGACGATTCGCTGACGTTGATCCCGGAGGACCAGCCCGAGAAGTTCGCCGACGCTTTGACCGCGTTCGTCGGCTGA